One Paenibacillus sp. FSL H7-0737 DNA segment encodes these proteins:
- a CDS encoding DEAD/DEAH box helicase has product MGFSVTERVIKLLCGKSIFEKGLAYYQSGSVDIIDVEERNESIPDLPRSRYEALVQGGIGYEVMVVIDIDGDVTAECTCPAYTHGGPFCKHIAAVLISIDALETAGERPDRTGTSSHSTIEDTGVLTPRNVTDSTRDMGGRSRDQHLVSSLLGMFTNHKPRPSGTGAFIDNRIPLNVEFICKPFTYSYSTTMLGIEMKIGSKRLYVVHRIRGFLERVHRGETFEFSKHFVYDPAIHSFRKEDNIVLQKLIEIVLNEKMYRDNITNYSPYGGSLGGDRLLAIPPFFWETLQPALSEVPSVYLQQEEVLYEGIHMPNEAPPLSFAFEQAEGEGYHLDIQGLEQISVLEDYGLVLSEGKLLKLTAQECMRLSEMKKMLESSRRDGIDIAPEQMEPFMDKVIPGLKKLGNVHIADSIADRIVQHKLIARLYLDRVRDRLLAGLEFQYGDIIINPLDEKAHVRGTDLILIRDGEGEARILELMEHESFAKTEGGYIMTDEDGEYDFLYHTIPLLEPLLTVYATTAVKERLFTGTTPPKVSISWNEKTDWLDFKFDMGGIPESEIVMVLKSLQDKRKYYRLPEGALLPLESEELQEIITFMNEMGIREGEIKGVQFSLPVVRGLHLTSSDSQSDSVKLSRSFKRLLANMHNPENLDFPIPDSLAPVLRDYQQYGFQWLKTLAHYRFGGILADDMGLGKTLQSIAFLLSELPDIRQSGLPALIVAPASLTYNWHNELKKFTPEIKAVIADGSLTERGRILKNAAKADVIITSYPLLRRDVQLYAKKSFHTLILDEAQTIKNHTTQTAQAVMALQARHRFALTGTPVENALEDLWSIFGTVFPGLFPGKKAFHDLPRETIAKRARPFLLRRLKSDVLKELPEKIESLQACELFPEQKKLYVAYLARLKKEALKHLTQDSFGNNNRIKILAGLTRLRQLCCHPALFVDGYEGSSAKFEQLFEIIEECRSSGKRMLVFSQFTEMLGLIGRELGYQGIPYFYLDGQTPVSQRVDLCNQFNEGERDIFLISLKAGGTGLNLTGADTVILYDLWWNPAVEQQAADRAHRIGQKKVVQVIRLVTQGTVEDKMYELQQKKRNLIDEVIQPGQEGLSTLTEQDIREILMI; this is encoded by the coding sequence ATGGGCTTTAGTGTGACAGAACGGGTAATTAAGCTGCTGTGCGGCAAGTCTATTTTTGAAAAAGGATTGGCTTATTACCAGTCAGGAAGCGTCGATATAATAGATGTTGAAGAACGTAATGAATCCATCCCAGATCTTCCCCGCTCTCGTTATGAAGCGCTCGTTCAAGGGGGCATTGGCTACGAAGTCATGGTTGTCATCGATATCGACGGTGATGTCACGGCAGAATGTACTTGTCCTGCTTACACGCATGGAGGGCCTTTCTGCAAACATATCGCAGCCGTACTGATCAGCATTGATGCCCTTGAAACTGCTGGAGAACGGCCAGACCGTACCGGAACTTCCAGTCATTCTACTATTGAAGATACTGGAGTCTTAACCCCACGTAATGTTACGGATTCTACGCGAGACATGGGAGGAAGGTCCAGAGACCAGCATCTTGTGAGCAGCCTGCTAGGCATGTTCACCAACCATAAGCCGCGTCCGAGCGGTACTGGGGCTTTTATAGATAATAGAATCCCTTTAAATGTCGAGTTCATCTGCAAGCCATTCACTTACAGCTATAGCACTACCATGCTTGGAATAGAAATGAAAATCGGCTCGAAACGACTATATGTCGTTCATAGAATAAGAGGTTTTCTGGAACGTGTACATCGTGGAGAAACCTTCGAATTCTCCAAGCATTTCGTCTATGACCCTGCCATTCACAGCTTTCGGAAGGAAGATAACATCGTTCTTCAGAAGCTAATTGAAATTGTCTTAAATGAAAAAATGTATCGCGATAACATCACTAACTACTCTCCATATGGTGGCAGCCTGGGGGGAGATCGCCTGCTGGCTATCCCTCCTTTTTTCTGGGAGACGCTTCAGCCCGCACTTTCAGAGGTTCCGTCGGTATATCTGCAACAAGAAGAGGTGTTGTACGAAGGCATTCATATGCCTAATGAAGCACCGCCCCTTAGCTTTGCGTTCGAGCAAGCCGAAGGCGAAGGCTACCATCTGGATATTCAAGGACTGGAGCAGATCTCAGTTCTGGAAGATTACGGACTCGTGCTGTCTGAAGGTAAGCTGTTGAAGCTAACTGCTCAGGAATGCATGCGCCTATCTGAGATGAAGAAAATGCTGGAATCCTCTCGTCGAGATGGCATCGATATTGCCCCCGAACAAATGGAGCCTTTTATGGACAAGGTTATTCCTGGTCTGAAAAAACTGGGAAACGTGCATATCGCCGACTCTATTGCTGATCGAATTGTGCAACATAAGCTTATAGCGAGGCTCTATCTGGACCGTGTGCGAGATCGACTGCTCGCCGGGCTAGAGTTTCAGTATGGTGACATTATCATCAATCCTTTGGATGAAAAAGCCCATGTTCGCGGTACGGACTTGATTCTTATACGCGACGGTGAAGGAGAGGCCCGAATTCTGGAGCTGATGGAGCATGAATCCTTCGCCAAAACCGAAGGCGGGTATATTATGACGGATGAGGACGGTGAGTACGATTTTTTATACCACACGATTCCGTTGCTTGAACCACTATTGACGGTCTATGCGACCACCGCTGTCAAAGAAAGACTATTCACGGGAACTACGCCACCAAAAGTGAGTATTAGTTGGAATGAGAAAACCGACTGGCTTGATTTTAAATTCGACATGGGTGGTATTCCAGAATCTGAGATTGTGATGGTCTTAAAATCACTTCAGGATAAACGTAAATACTACCGATTGCCCGAAGGGGCACTGCTACCTCTGGAGAGCGAGGAGCTCCAAGAAATCATCACCTTTATGAACGAGATGGGCATTCGAGAAGGTGAGATTAAAGGTGTGCAATTTTCTTTACCAGTCGTTCGTGGGTTACACTTAACCTCTTCCGATTCTCAAAGTGACTCAGTCAAGCTAAGCAGATCCTTTAAACGATTACTTGCGAATATGCACAATCCTGAGAACCTTGATTTCCCTATACCAGATAGTCTGGCTCCTGTGCTCCGGGATTATCAGCAGTATGGATTTCAGTGGCTGAAGACGCTGGCCCATTACCGTTTCGGGGGAATTTTAGCGGATGATATGGGTCTTGGCAAAACGCTGCAGAGTATCGCTTTTCTGCTCTCTGAGCTTCCGGATATTCGTCAGAGTGGTCTGCCCGCTCTTATTGTCGCTCCTGCCTCTCTCACCTACAATTGGCATAATGAGCTTAAAAAGTTCACGCCTGAGATTAAGGCTGTTATTGCAGATGGAAGCTTAACGGAACGCGGTCGAATTTTAAAAAATGCAGCGAAGGCGGATGTAATTATCACCTCTTACCCGCTGCTTCGAAGAGATGTTCAGTTGTATGCTAAGAAATCTTTTCACACCCTGATTCTCGATGAAGCGCAAACCATAAAGAACCATACGACGCAGACCGCTCAAGCAGTTATGGCTCTTCAAGCCCGGCATCGTTTTGCACTTACTGGGACTCCTGTTGAGAATGCGCTAGAAGATCTATGGTCCATCTTCGGCACTGTGTTTCCCGGGTTATTTCCAGGTAAGAAGGCTTTTCACGATTTGCCGAGGGAAACTATCGCTAAACGGGCACGTCCTTTTTTGCTGCGGCGCTTAAAGAGTGATGTGTTAAAAGAATTGCCTGAGAAAATCGAATCACTCCAAGCCTGTGAGCTGTTCCCTGAGCAGAAGAAGTTATATGTCGCTTATCTCGCCCGTTTGAAAAAAGAGGCGCTTAAGCATCTGACCCAGGATAGCTTCGGTAATAATAATCGGATTAAAATCCTTGCTGGTCTCACCCGTCTGCGCCAGCTATGCTGTCACCCGGCTCTATTTGTGGATGGGTATGAAGGAAGCTCCGCCAAGTTCGAGCAGCTGTTTGAAATCATAGAGGAATGCCGCAGTTCAGGTAAACGAATGCTAGTATTCTCCCAGTTCACAGAAATGCTCGGTTTGATTGGACGTGAACTCGGCTATCAAGGTATTCCATATTTTTACCTAGACGGTCAAACGCCTGTGTCTCAGCGCGTAGATTTATGTAATCAATTTAATGAAGGAGAGCGGGATATTTTCCTGATCTCCTTAAAAGCTGGCGGAACCGGACTCAATTTAACAGGGGCAGACACTGTCATTCTATACGATCTATGGTGGAACCCTGCCGTCGAACAGCAAGCTGCAGATCGGGCTCACCGAATCGGACAGAAAAAAGTAGTTCAAGTCATTCGGCTCGTCACCCAAGGTACTGTGGAAGACAAAATGTATGAGCTACAACAGAAGAAAAGGAACTTGATCGATGAGGTAATTCAGCCAGGTCAGGAAGGGTTATCTACCCTTACAGAACAAGACATCCGAGAAATTCTGATGATCTAG
- a CDS encoding exosporium glycoprotein BclB-related protein encodes MSYLSTGPIENNLVSGERPTQLVTIKLVNQSDVTASLIQVEGYYMNGTRTLYVSELHTVGPNEVLTNDYYANFDSFEFSFTTPTLIDDPIQVSVWGKSSTGQLVTAHRLVYSELYGENIGYSGATGATGATGATGATGDTGATGSTGATGATGSAGATGATGSAGATGATGSAGATGATGSAGATGATGSAGVTGATGSAGATGATGSAGVTGATGSAGVTGATGSAGVTGATGSAGVTGATGSAGATGATGSAGVTGATGSAGVTGATGSAGVTGATGSAGATGATGSAGATGATGSAGVTGATGSAGVTGATGSGGATGATGVTGTTGATGPAGSGAIIPYASGLPVAMTTVLGGLLNTSSIVGFGSSATNISAAGGTIDLTGAAGTLLNFAFSVPRTGTITSLAAYFSTTAALSLLGSTVTITAQLFSSSTPNNTFAAVPGAVVTLNPPFTGVLSLGTISSGITTGLSIPVTTGERLLLVFTSTVTAGVDVATTIAGYASAGVTIT; translated from the coding sequence TTGAGTTATTTATCTACTGGACCTATAGAAAACAATCTGGTAAGCGGTGAAAGACCCACTCAGCTTGTTACTATTAAACTTGTTAATCAGAGTGATGTCACTGCGTCGTTGATTCAAGTCGAAGGATATTATATGAACGGTACAAGAACACTATATGTTAGTGAACTTCATACTGTGGGACCTAATGAAGTACTAACAAATGATTATTATGCAAATTTTGATTCATTCGAATTTTCATTTACAACACCAACTTTGATAGACGATCCAATTCAAGTCTCAGTTTGGGGAAAAAGCAGCACAGGTCAATTAGTGACTGCTCATCGGCTTGTCTACTCTGAATTGTATGGTGAAAATATAGGTTATTCAGGAGCCACTGGAGCCACCGGAGCCACTGGAGCCACCGGAGCCACCGGAGATACCGGAGCGACAGGAAGTACAGGTGCAACAGGAGCAACGGGAAGCGCAGGTGCAACAGGAGCAACGGGAAGCGCAGGTGCAACAGGAGCAACGGGAAGCGCAGGTGCAACAGGAGCAACGGGAAGTGCAGGTGCAACAGGAGCGACAGGAAGCGCAGGTGTAACAGGAGCAACAGGAAGTGCAGGTGCAACAGGAGCGACAGGAAGCGCAGGAGTTACCGGAGCAACGGGAAGCGCAGGTGTAACAGGAGCGACAGGAAGCGCAGGTGTAACTGGAGCAACAGGAAGCGCAGGTGTAACAGGAGCAACGGGAAGTGCAGGTGCAACAGGAGCAACGGGAAGCGCAGGTGTAACAGGAGCGACAGGAAGCGCAGGTGTAACTGGAGCAACAGGAAGTGCAGGCGTGACTGGAGCAACAGGAAGTGCAGGTGCAACAGGAGCGACAGGAAGCGCAGGTGCAACAGGAGCGACAGGAAGCGCAGGTGTAACTGGAGCAACAGGAAGCGCAGGTGTAACTGGAGCAACGGGAAGTGGAGGCGCAACTGGAGCGACTGGAGTGACAGGAACAACCGGAGCAACGGGACCTGCTGGTTCAGGTGCAATCATTCCTTATGCTTCTGGTCTTCCTGTAGCTATGACAACTGTATTAGGAGGCTTGCTGAATACTTCAAGTATCGTAGGATTCGGAAGTAGTGCGACGAATATTAGTGCTGCTGGCGGTACGATAGATCTCACCGGAGCGGCTGGAACCTTGCTGAACTTTGCATTCTCAGTTCCACGCACCGGAACAATTACCTCTTTGGCGGCCTATTTCAGCACAACAGCAGCGCTTAGTTTATTAGGTTCTACAGTAACAATCACTGCTCAATTATTCAGTTCTTCTACACCTAACAATACCTTTGCTGCAGTCCCTGGTGCTGTAGTCACATTAAATCCTCCATTTACAGGTGTCCTTTCACTTGGCACAATTAGCAGTGGTATTACTACAGGCTTGAGCATTCCTGTAACCACTGGAGAGCGGTTGCTGTTGGTCTTCACTTCAACAGTAACGGCCGGAGTCGACGTTGCGACAACCATTGCTGGATACGCTAGTGCAGGAGTTACAATCACTTAA
- a CDS encoding beta strand repeat-containing protein, translated as MSYLSTGPIDNTMVGGIRPTQHVTIKIDNRSDVVSSTVLVQGYYMDGTRTLYVSELVNVMPDQVITKDYYADFDAFEFIFTTLSLVDDPIQISVWGKNSVGQIVTAHRLVHAELLGATVGATGATGAAGGATGATGADGVTGATGADGVTGATGATGAAGATGADGATGATGADGATGAAGATGATGADGVTGATGATGADGVTGATGATGADGVTGATGADGVAGATGADGVTGATGADGVTGATGADGVTGATGADGVTGATGADGVTGATGATGADGVTGATGAVGATGATGADGATGADGVTGATGADGVTGATGADGVTGATGAAGVTGVTGATGVTGATGAAGVTGATGADGATGATGAAGVTGATGAAGVTGATGADGVTGATGAAGVTGATGAAGVTGATGAAGVTGATGADGVTGATGAAGVTGATGAVGATGATGADGVTGATGATGADGVTGATGAAGVTGATGAAGVTGATGAAGVTGATGADGVTGATGAVGATGATGADGVTGATGAAGVTGATGADGVTGATGAAGATGAAGATGAAGATGATGAAGATGATGADGVIGATGATGATGATGADGVTGATGAVGATGATGAAGVTGATGVAGVTGATGAAGVTGATGAAGVTGATGVAGVTGATGAAGVTGATGAAGVTGATGADGVTGATGATGAAGVTGATGAAGVTGATGATGATGVTGVTGITGVTGATGPNIQAEGFSAFLSALSVSTSSQLTGWSVASPFYSDPSFNPVTGNYTVPTTGRYSIEATINYSTTASISISLGSGVNPAFVVQRTSPTSTNLVSGLFPVLDVNVALILDLRAILGSGTVTLVGEFALTAGDVIGLFYVSNGLTVPLNLGGANTSGIVWSVHELT; from the coding sequence TTGAGTTATTTATCTACCGGGCCGATAGATAATACCATGGTGGGAGGTATACGACCTACTCAACATGTTACGATCAAAATCGATAACCGAAGCGATGTTGTTTCTTCTACAGTTCTCGTCCAAGGATATTATATGGATGGGACAAGAACTTTATATGTTAGTGAGCTTGTTAACGTTATGCCTGATCAAGTTATAACAAAGGACTATTATGCAGATTTTGATGCGTTTGAATTTATTTTTACGACTTTAAGCCTGGTAGATGATCCTATTCAAATTTCAGTCTGGGGAAAAAATAGTGTAGGTCAAATTGTGACTGCTCACCGACTTGTCCATGCTGAATTACTTGGAGCAACGGTAGGGGCAACTGGTGCGACAGGGGCAGCCGGAGGAGCGACAGGAGCAACGGGAGCGGACGGAGTGACTGGAGCAACAGGAGCAGATGGAGTGACAGGGGCAACAGGAGCAACAGGAGCAGCTGGAGCAACGGGAGCAGATGGAGCGACTGGAGCAACAGGGGCAGACGGAGCGACTGGAGCAGCTGGAGCGACTGGTGCAACGGGAGCCGACGGAGTGACCGGAGCGACTGGTGCAACGGGAGCCGACGGAGTGACCGGAGCGACTGGTGCAACGGGAGCCGACGGAGTGACCGGAGCAACGGGAGCGGATGGAGTGGCTGGAGCAACGGGAGCGGATGGAGTGACTGGAGCAACGGGAGCGGATGGAGTGACTGGAGCAACGGGAGCGGATGGAGTGACTGGAGCAACAGGAGCGGACGGAGTGACTGGAGCAACGGGAGCAGATGGAGTGACTGGAGCAACAGGAGCAACTGGAGCAGATGGAGTGACTGGAGCAACGGGAGCAGTTGGAGCGACAGGAGCAACAGGGGCAGACGGAGCGACTGGAGCGGATGGAGTGACCGGAGCAACAGGAGCGGACGGAGTGACTGGAGCAACGGGAGCAGATGGAGTGACTGGAGCAACAGGAGCGGCAGGTGTAACTGGAGTGACTGGGGCAACTGGAGTGACTGGAGCAACAGGAGCGGCAGGTGTAACTGGAGCAACGGGAGCGGATGGAGCCACTGGAGCAACAGGGGCAGCTGGAGTGACTGGAGCAACAGGAGCGGCAGGTGTAACTGGAGCAACGGGAGCCGACGGAGTGACTGGAGCAACAGGGGCAGCTGGAGTGACTGGGGCAACGGGAGCAGCTGGAGTGACTGGAGCAACTGGAGCGGCAGGTGTAACTGGAGCAACGGGAGCCGACGGAGTGACTGGAGCAACAGGGGCAGCTGGAGTGACAGGGGCAACGGGAGCAGTTGGAGCGACTGGTGCAACAGGAGCCGACGGGGTGACTGGAGCGACTGGTGCAACAGGAGCCGACGGGGTGACTGGAGCGACGGGAGCGGCAGGTGTAACTGGAGCAACAGGAGCGGCAGGTGTGACTGGAGCAACAGGAGCGGCAGGTGTGACCGGAGCAACAGGAGCCGATGGAGTGACCGGAGCAACGGGAGCAGTTGGAGCGACTGGAGCAACGGGAGCCGACGGGGTGACTGGAGCAACAGGAGCGGCAGGTGTGACTGGAGCAACAGGAGCGGACGGAGTGACTGGAGCAACGGGAGCAGCTGGAGCGACTGGAGCAGCTGGAGCGACTGGAGCAGCTGGAGCGACTGGAGCAACGGGAGCAGCTGGAGCGACTGGAGCAACGGGAGCGGACGGAGTGATTGGAGCAACAGGGGCAACTGGAGCGACTGGAGCAACGGGAGCGGACGGAGTGACTGGAGCAACGGGGGCAGTTGGAGCGACTGGGGCAACGGGAGCGGCAGGTGTAACAGGAGCAACAGGAGTGGCAGGTGTAACTGGAGCAACAGGAGCGGCAGGTGTGACTGGAGCAACGGGAGCGGCAGGTGTAACAGGAGCAACAGGAGTGGCAGGTGTAACTGGAGCAACAGGAGCGGCAGGTGTGACTGGAGCAACAGGAGCGGCAGGTGTGACTGGAGCAACGGGAGCCGACGGAGTGACAGGAGCAACGGGAGCAACTGGAGCAGCTGGAGTGACTGGAGCAACCGGAGCGGCAGGTGTGACTGGAGCAACGGGAGCAACCGGAGCGACTGGTGTAACGGGAGTAACAGGAATAACTGGAGTGACTGGAGCAACAGGGCCGAATATTCAAGCTGAGGGATTCTCAGCGTTCCTATCAGCTTTGTCAGTTTCTACTTCTTCCCAACTGACTGGATGGTCTGTGGCTTCTCCTTTCTATTCTGATCCTTCCTTTAACCCTGTTACGGGTAATTATACAGTTCCGACAACGGGTAGATATTCTATTGAAGCGACCATTAACTATTCCACAACTGCCTCAATCTCAATTAGTCTTGGTAGTGGGGTTAATCCAGCTTTCGTAGTTCAGAGAACTTCTCCTACTTCAACAAATCTGGTAAGTGGATTATTCCCTGTGTTGGATGTGAATGTTGCGCTTATTCTAGATTTGAGAGCTATTTTGGGAAGTGGGACTGTAACGCTGGTTGGAGAATTTGCACTAACAGCAGGTGATGTTATTGGTTTGTTCTATGTTTCTAATGGCTTGACGGTTCCTTTGAATCTGGGCGGTGCCAATACTTCGGGTATAGTTTGGTCTGTTCATGAATTGACGTAA
- a CDS encoding arginine--tRNA ligase — translation MLSQIIKHSIEQSVKKVFHTLEVAYPNDVAILIEQPANLEHGDYSCNIAMQLAKLLRKSPLVIAELVKAEIKLQERYTGLLQKVEVAAPGFINLYMNWQVWAKHSFNLPNSTREKVIIEHTSINPNKAAHVGHLRNACIGDALVRIMKRTGHNVEVHNYVDDLGNQLADTVVGLLNVPLEGEHQRFGDYCWDLYAKVNKEYARNPEITHKRTDMLHALEQGDGNEAWLGNLVAERIVREHVAEMKRFGIHYDLLVWESNILKEGFWTAASERLKQTAVFVQETEGKLAGCWVLKQGTEVSSGAESEDHQMDKVLVRSNGILTYTAKDIAYHLWKFGLLSKDFTYSEFSSGLWTTGLTGTHEPYGHADRVINVIDYRQEYPQQMVKQALRALGYNEQAEKLHHVSYGVVSLSPASAAELGIDTSEGKSSYAMSGRQGIGVKVSDLVKLMEQNIEHSRSDKEGLSSHIIAVAAIRYYLLRFNLGTEIVFDFKQATEISGNTGVYLMYTYARASSVLSKSTIPFSTDASKLQFPLEMEKAELALLRQLSLWQETLYSASIELTPNILCTYAHTLATLFNNFYSICPILKGAEATIAFRLWLTSRFKDTLGEVLEVLGLPTPSRM, via the coding sequence ATGTTAAGTCAAATCATCAAACACAGCATTGAACAAAGTGTAAAAAAAGTATTCCACACCTTAGAAGTTGCCTACCCAAACGATGTTGCAATTCTGATCGAACAGCCAGCTAATCTAGAGCATGGTGATTATTCCTGCAATATTGCTATGCAGCTAGCCAAACTCCTGCGTAAATCCCCTCTCGTCATAGCAGAATTAGTAAAAGCAGAAATTAAATTACAAGAGAGGTACACGGGTCTTTTACAAAAAGTCGAAGTAGCTGCTCCTGGATTTATTAATTTGTATATGAATTGGCAGGTGTGGGCTAAACATTCCTTTAATCTGCCTAACAGCACAAGGGAAAAGGTCATCATAGAGCACACTTCAATCAATCCAAATAAAGCTGCTCATGTAGGTCATCTGAGAAACGCTTGCATCGGTGATGCGCTGGTCAGAATCATGAAAAGAACCGGACATAACGTAGAGGTCCATAACTACGTGGATGATCTGGGCAACCAGCTGGCAGATACAGTCGTTGGTTTATTAAATGTACCTTTAGAAGGGGAACATCAACGCTTCGGTGATTATTGCTGGGATCTATATGCCAAAGTGAACAAAGAATATGCACGGAATCCAGAGATCACTCACAAGCGCACGGATATGCTGCATGCCCTTGAACAGGGTGATGGTAATGAGGCGTGGCTGGGCAACTTAGTCGCTGAACGTATTGTGAGAGAACATGTAGCGGAAATGAAGCGTTTTGGTATTCACTATGACCTGCTGGTGTGGGAGAGCAATATTTTAAAAGAGGGATTCTGGACAGCCGCATCTGAGCGATTGAAGCAAACGGCAGTTTTTGTACAGGAGACTGAGGGCAAGCTTGCGGGCTGCTGGGTGCTAAAGCAAGGGACAGAGGTTAGCAGTGGAGCGGAGTCAGAGGATCATCAGATGGATAAGGTGCTTGTGCGTTCGAATGGGATTTTGACATATACAGCCAAAGACATTGCTTATCATCTCTGGAAATTCGGTCTACTATCCAAAGATTTCACCTACAGTGAATTCTCGTCTGGTTTATGGACCACAGGTTTAACTGGAACCCATGAGCCTTATGGACATGCCGACCGTGTTATTAACGTCATCGATTATAGACAGGAATATCCGCAACAAATGGTTAAGCAGGCTTTAAGAGCACTAGGATATAACGAGCAGGCTGAGAAGCTCCATCATGTAAGTTATGGCGTTGTTTCTCTTAGTCCGGCCTCTGCTGCTGAACTGGGGATAGATACTTCAGAAGGAAAATCTTCTTATGCCATGTCCGGGCGCCAAGGAATCGGCGTTAAGGTGAGCGATTTAGTAAAGCTTATGGAACAGAACATAGAACATTCGCGCTCTGATAAAGAGGGTCTTTCCAGCCATATCATTGCAGTTGCTGCTATTCGTTATTATCTGCTGCGGTTTAACCTGGGAACGGAAATCGTGTTTGATTTCAAACAGGCTACCGAAATATCCGGTAATACCGGGGTTTATCTGATGTACACCTATGCCCGTGCCAGCAGTGTTTTGAGCAAATCTACAATCCCATTCAGCACAGATGCCTCAAAGCTTCAATTTCCACTCGAAATGGAAAAAGCAGAGCTCGCTTTGCTGAGACAGCTTAGCCTCTGGCAGGAGACATTGTATTCTGCCAGCATAGAATTGACGCCGAATATACTCTGCACATACGCGCATACCTTAGCCACACTTTTCAATAACTTCTATTCTATATGTCCGATTTTAAAAGGTGCGGAGGCTACCATCGCGTTCCGCCTCTGGCTCACTTCGAGATTTAAGGACACTTTAGGTGAAGTGCTAGAGGTGCTTGGGTTACCGACACCGAGCCGTATGTAG